The following nucleotide sequence is from Stanieria sp. NIES-3757.
CAGAATATTTAATCGAGCTATTTAAACCTATTTTTTGACGAAATCGACGTAATTTAAGACCTATAACTCTAATTTCACCTTTGAATATTTCTTTTCTCTTAGGACGTACATATACTCTGTCTTTGCCCCAAAAATCGGCATTTACAGGTTCGGACTTTTTTTGCATTAGCTCGTCAATCACTCGAAAATCAGCCTCAGCGCGATATACAAACCCTTTTTTAGCTAAAAGATGAGCGCGATAAAAACGTGCTTCTAAATACCAGCTATCTAATTTAATCGCCTGGGAAAAACTTCTGATTGCCTCTTCTTCCTCTCTTAAGTTGACTTGTAATACCCCTTTTTGATACCAAAACTCGGGATTAGTTTTTCTAACTTCTATATTTTGCTGATTTTTATACCCATCAGTAAAATTTAAACCTTGAAATTTAGACTTTAGTCTTTCGTAAGCTAGATTGATTGACTTTAAAAAGTCTTCAGCTTGTTTTTTGCTTTCCTCATTTCCTTCTAGTAGTTGTTTTTGGCATTGCCATGCTAAATAGATATAAGCACGATGAATGTCTTTAAAAGAGCTATCTCGACTAACTTAAAGAATCTCATAGCACTGTAATTCTGTAAGCCAATCGTACATAATCTTATAGAGAGAACTAATACTGTGTTAAAAATGCTCGCAATCTCGTAATTTTGGAATATCCAACCTATCGCTCGTTTTGCTATCCCAGCCAATCGTCAATCCAAAGTTAGCTTCAAAGTTTCTGTGCGATCTGGTCAAAACCCAGCTTCTTCAAACTTTTTAAGTTTTTTTCTAGCATTTGTAATTGCATTGGCATTGTCGATAATAGCCACTAATAAAAAGATAGGAGCAAAATCGACAACATGGCTACATTCAGTTCCATATCCTGTGTTTTCACAAGTTTCCTCTGCTAAAGATGGTGCTGCGACACAGCCTACTACCACAGACAGCAATAACCCTGGTATGATATTTCGATATCTTTCACAGTAAACATAAGCTCCAAAACCACCAAAAATTGACCCCAAAATACCTGATAACCAAATTTTTTTCTCGGCTAGCTCTTGGTTTCTCAACAATTTTTTACTATCTTGAAACTCTTGCCCGAATTCCTCTTGCCTCTTTGTTTTCATAACTTTTGTCCTCAAGTAGAAGCGAATCAATCTTCTCAATTAGTTATTCGGTTGAAAGTTTGATTTTGTTGCAGGACAAAAGTAAAAATTTTTCAAATCCCCAAATACCTATACTCATAGGGTCGATCGATAAATGCCCGATTTTAAAAAGCGATCTCCTTATAGTATTTGTGAAGATGATCTCGATTATCTTTTACTTTATTCAGATAACACCATGATTGACTTCGTTTAGTAATCTTGCCACCGCACCATTTAAAGTAGCCGTACCAATATATTCAGCATATTTATTCAACTTCTCCCAAGTCTCCTGGCTAACTCGTACATAAAACTCACAACCCATTCCTTGCTTGTAATTTATTCCTTCGTTTAATTGTTTGTGGTTCTCATTTTTGGTGCCAGAACTAACTTGCTGTTGCTTTAAGTTAGACTTTCCCTGAATTTTAGCTACGAGATCGGCAACAACTTTACCCGATGGCACTTTCCCTTTAGAACTTTCTACCGCTTCACGCCAGATTTCTCTCTGTTGCTCTGGTTCGAGCTTTGTTAAAGGTCTACATTGTCTTTCTGAGGTAGGTAAAATGAGAACCAACGGTTCTCGTTTTTGTTTTGGTTCTGGTTCGCCAGACAAGTTATCAACAACTTCTGCTGCACCGATTAAATAATCACTTCTGCGACGAGTAAAGCCAAATCTATCTTGGCAGTATTCCTTAAAAGTCTTGTGAGTAGAGCGATACAATCTTCTATCCCTAAGACGCTCGCTCTAGTTTGCCAGAACGTTTCCAGCTATATATGGGATTGAACGTCTGAATATTTGCAGGTTAAATGTAAATCAACTTACAGTAGCTAATAACAGAAGCTAGGCAGATGGTTTCGATCCTGTACAATCGGACTCAAAAGTTTCTATTTCTGGTATTTCTAAACCACGCAGTTTGCACCAATATTCCCGTTGACCTAACTGGTATCCCTGCCAGTATATATCAGGCGATCGAGGTTCTAACCCGCTAAGTCCATCGAGCCGACCCCCTGAATATAAATCTATGTAATTCTTTCCTTGCTGTTTAATTACTTCAAGTCCTTGTTTTTCTAGTTTTTCTTGCTTTACACTGATGTATGAATCAATCATGTTCAATTTTTGCGTGAGTGGTTTCGATTTAAAGGCGGTTAAAGTTTCTCAGGCTCAAAACCGTCTTTAATATTATTCTAACGTGTATACGTGCAAAAATCAATGATTAATACCAATTTATTTGTATGGCTACCTGCTATAATGAACCTGTGCCTACAAACTAAAATTTCACTATGCCAGGAACAAAAGCCAGTGGTCGTCCAGGGGGAAATCCAGATTTAAAAAAATATTGTTTTACAACAGATCGAAATGAACCCTTAAGAGAAAGATTGCAAATCAGAGTCTCCGCTTCCATGAAGAAAGAGTTGGAAGCTAGAGATAATTGGCAGGAATTTGTCAGAATCGCGATCGCAGAAAAGCTACAATCTTCATCAGATAAAAATTAAGATAATGAAAACTAAGTTAAATATTTTAATTGAGAAAGATGAGTCTGGTTATGCTGCTTCTTGTTCGGAAATTGCTGGTTATAAAGTAACAGCTAAGTCTTTAGATGTGGTAGTTAAAAATCTTCAAGCAACTATCGAAGATTATCTAACTCAAGTTTCTAGTACCAAAAAAGCTGAAAAATCCAGCCAACCAATTTGGGCAATAGCAGAAGATTTAATTGCAGAGCTAACAGAGTCAGAAAAAGAACAATTACCAACAGATGGGGCAGTCCAACACGATCATTATATTTACGGAACGCCAAAAGTTGATTGATGGATACTATTTTTGTAGATACTTTTTATTGGGTTGCATTAATTAATCCTCAAGATGATTGGCATAAAAAAGTTCTGAAGTTTAGTCAATCGTTAGGAGATGTTCATTTGGTAACTACAGAAGAAGTATTAGGAGAAGTTTTGGCTTTTTACTCCAAATCTGGTTTAAAAATGAGACAACGAGCGAGCAAATTAATTGAAAGTATTTTAAATAACGAGCGCGTCACAGTTGTCGAACAAAGTCATCAATCTTTTTTATTGGGTTTTGCTCTTTATCAACAGCGTTTGGATAAGGGATATAGTTTAACAGACTGTATTTCTATGAATACGATGAAAAATTTAGGAATAAATTCTGTTTTAAGTCACGACAAACATTTTACTCAAGAAGGATTAGTGATTTTATTTGACGACACTACAACTAAATAGATGATTACCAAAATAGAAGCATATAAATAACAATTTTGGGGTTTATACTGGACGGGGCGTATAAACTGCGCGGCGGGGTTCATAAACGCCTGGGGCAACCCCAGGCGACGACCCCTTGGAAACCCACGCAGACAGCCCCTCCAGAACACCAGTTATTAAAAGACTCATCGCGATACAGTGGTGGTGTTAGATAATGCTTGGAATGGTTTACCAAGGGTAAAAAAGATTGAAGCGAACATTACTAATAATCTAATTAAGACGGACTAGACAATATTATTATCTTGAAATTTTTAAACCTCAAGATGATGCCCTTGATATTCAAACAATTCCTGCCTCACTACTGCATACTCGCTCTTATCTTCCGAACTAGCAGGGCGAGCATAATAGGCTTTATTGCGAATTGCCTGTAAATCTTCGGCATCCCGAATTGAAGCTTTCTTAAACTGGGAAAGTTGAGCCAGCAAACTCTCGATAGTTACCCTAGGACTAATAGCAGCTTCTCGCCTCTCTTCATCGCTCAAGCTGCAATAAAACTCTTGAGCGCAGCGAACTACAGCATTAGCTATCTCCACAGGTGTCGAACCCTGATATCCCTTCAGCAGACGATACCAATCTCGCTCCGACCAAGGGTCTAATCCATCCGCAAACTGAGAGGGAAAATATTTAGCCAGATGAATCAGGAAAATATCCCTAATCGCTCCCCTGTGGGGCAAATCGACAAACCAAATTCCCCCATCATCAAACCTGCGCTTAATCTCGGATGGCAGTAATTGGATGCGGTTGACTGTAGCAATCATTAAAGCATTACTCGTATGTTCCTGCATCCAGGTCAACAATCGTTGAGATAACCTACGACTCGTCCCTCCTTCCGTCCAACCAGTAAAACCTTTATCAAAATCATCGGCTAAAATAACGCAGTTATCCAAACAGTCGGCTACTTCTAAAATCCGTGCCAATGCCCGATCTGGGTTATTCGCACCCAACACATTACCCCAAGATAATCCCAACAGAGGATAACCCAATGCTTTAGCAGCAAGTTTGGCTATTAGACTTTTTCCCGTCCCAGGAGGACCCATTAACAACATTCCTTTAGGCGGTCTGAGGTTATATTGTTTTGCTCCAGATTCATTCAACTTGACCACTACCTCATAAAGGTATTTTTGTAATAGATCGTTACCTCCCGCACTTTGAACATCGGGTGAAGCAAAAAACTCCAATCCCAATCCCCGCCAGCGATTTATCTTACGAGCTAAAATCTTTTCTACTAAACTATCTGCATCATCTTGAGAGTAAGTTTGCAATAAAAGCTCAATTTCACCATGAGGTAAACCCTGTAAAGCCGTTATCAACTTATGCCGATCTAACGTTTTTTCACCTAAATAAGTTTTTGCGAGAATTTCTACTTCAGCGCGGTCTGGTAAGGGCATTTTAAATGTTGGTATACAGGGAGTGAGTCTACTGCCAAATTGAAGATATTCGCCCAACAAGACAATATAAATAAAGCGATCGCTAGTTGCATATTTACGATTAATATTAGTAATTAAGGCTTCTCTTTCCCTGATTATCTCTGGCTCCAATTCTCCAAAATTACATAGATCGTCTAGCAAATATATTCCAGAAGGTATACTGTCAGATTGTAAGAGAAATTTAAGAATAAAATTTGACTTTGACGTTCTATTTATTTCTAAATCGGGAGTTAAGTTAGCTATTTTTTGCTCTATCAATTCTACTTTTTGTAACTTTTTATATCCCAAATTACAATAATAAAGGGAAATATTTAACTCTTTAGCAAATTTATCAAAATATTGAAATAAAATATCGAGATCGATTGAATTGATTTCTATAGCTGTAGTTACTTTATTTAAGTTGGCTTGCTTCAGCCAATATTTTAAATGCATATTATCGAAAGTTTATAACGATTTAAATCTTAATTAATAGATAAATTAACAGAATTAATCGAGCCTAACTATTCCCCAAAAAGACTAATTAATTTATCACTTTTGATTTATTGATGCGCTTATCAGCGCGTAATTAGAAAAATTATTTGAATTAAGGAGTTTAATTATGGCTACAGCTAGTCGTAGAACTACAAGAGCTGCCAATAAAAATGGTGCGAGTAGCAATGGCAAAAGTAACGCTAAAACTACTAAAACATCGGCTAAAGTTACTCCAGAAAAGTTAGCCAGTACCTTAATTGCTGCGGCACAGAAAAAGTTTGGCGTAAAGCTCGACACCAGAGAGCAGAGGATCGCCAAAAAGGTTGGTTATGCTACCAGAGAACGCTTGGGAAAAAATCTTCTCGGCTTGGCTCAAGATGACTTTAGTTGGGAGA
It contains:
- a CDS encoding hypothetical protein (conserved hypothetical protein), whose protein sequence is MPGTKASGRPGGNPDLKKYCFTTDRNEPLRERLQIRVSASMKKELEARDNWQEFVRIAIAEKLQSSSDKN
- a CDS encoding ATPase: MHLKYWLKQANLNKVTTAIEINSIDLDILFQYFDKFAKELNISLYYCNLGYKKLQKVELIEQKIANLTPDLEINRTSKSNFILKFLLQSDSIPSGIYLLDDLCNFGELEPEIIREREALITNINRKYATSDRFIYIVLLGEYLQFGSRLTPCIPTFKMPLPDRAEVEILAKTYLGEKTLDRHKLITALQGLPHGEIELLLQTYSQDDADSLVEKILARKINRWRGLGLEFFASPDVQSAGGNDLLQKYLYEVVVKLNESGAKQYNLRPPKGMLLMGPPGTGKSLIAKLAAKALGYPLLGLSWGNVLGANNPDRALARILEVADCLDNCVILADDFDKGFTGWTEGGTSRRLSQRLLTWMQEHTSNALMIATVNRIQLLPSEIKRRFDDGGIWFVDLPHRGAIRDIFLIHLAKYFPSQFADGLDPWSERDWYRLLKGYQGSTPVEIANAVVRCAQEFYCSLSDEERREAAISPRVTIESLLAQLSQFKKASIRDAEDLQAIRNKAYYARPASSEDKSEYAVVRQELFEYQGHHLEV